Proteins found in one Rhodovulum sp. MB263 genomic segment:
- the cobO gene encoding cob(I)yrinic acid a,c-diamide adenosyltransferase yields the protein MTDETAAATDTAPTNTAADDARHASKMAKKKAARDKIMAGKSGEKGLILVHTGTGKGKSSSGFGMILRCIAHQMPCAVVQFVKGAWDTGERRLLTSHFGDLCQFHAMGEGFTWETQDRARDIAAAEKGWEKARELIRDPEIRMVLLDEINIALRYGYLDPAEVVAFLQAEKPPLSHVVLTGRNAPEEVIEAADLVTEMTLVKHPFRSGIKGQPGVEF from the coding sequence ATGACCGACGAGACCGCCGCCGCCACCGATACCGCCCCCACCAATACCGCAGCCGACGACGCCCGCCATGCCAGCAAGATGGCCAAGAAGAAGGCCGCGCGCGACAAGATCATGGCCGGGAAATCCGGCGAGAAGGGGCTGATCCTGGTGCATACCGGCACCGGCAAGGGCAAGTCCTCCTCGGGCTTCGGGATGATCCTGCGCTGCATCGCCCATCAGATGCCCTGTGCCGTGGTCCAGTTCGTCAAGGGCGCCTGGGATACCGGCGAGCGGCGGCTTCTGACCTCGCATTTCGGCGATCTCTGCCAGTTCCATGCCATGGGCGAGGGCTTCACCTGGGAAACCCAGGACCGCGCCCGCGACATCGCCGCGGCCGAAAAGGGCTGGGAAAAGGCCAGGGAGCTGATCCGCGACCCCGAAATCCGCATGGTACTGCTCGACGAGATCAACATCGCGCTGCGCTACGGCTATCTCGACCCGGCCGAGGTGGTGGCCTTCCTGCAGGCCGAGAAGCCGCCGCTGTCGCATGTCGTCCTGACCGGGCGCAACGCCCCCGAAGAGGTGATCGAGGCGGCCGATCTGGTGACCGAGATGACGCTGGTCAAGCACCCGTTCCGCTCGGGCATAAAGGGCCAGCCGGGCGTCGAGTTCTGA